The proteins below are encoded in one region of Hordeum vulgare subsp. vulgare chromosome 3H, MorexV3_pseudomolecules_assembly, whole genome shotgun sequence:
- the LOC123439207 gene encoding acyl-acyl carrier protein thioesterase TE3, chloroplastic-like, which translates to MTVHDNDLDQYGVVNNAIYVAYIHNVREEMAASIGFGMASIARTGNAMALLELNLKYFKPLLRGAKFVVKVRLVQIKGARIFVDHFIETLPDHELVLEATATVICLNKDYRPTRVFPEMSSRLQQFFSSHDG; encoded by the exons ATGACCGTCCATGACAACGATCTTGACCAATATGGAGTCGTTAACAACGCAATTTATGTTGCTTACATCCATAATG TTCGAGAGGAGATGGCTGCAAGCATTGGCTTCGGCATGGCCTCCATAGCACGCACCGGCAATGCGATGGCACTCTTGGAACTGAATCTCAAGTACTTCAAGCCTCTACTG CGAGGTGCCAAATTTGTCGTGAAGGTGAGGCTTGTCCAGATAAAGGGTGCGAGGATATTTGTTGATCACTTCATCGAGACACTACCGGATCATGAG CTTGTTTTGGAAGCGACGGCGACCGTCATCTGCCTCAACAAGGACTACCGTCCGACCCGCGTCTTCCCGGAGATGTCGTCCAGGCTTCAACAATTCTTCTCGTCCCATGATGGCTAG
- the LOC123442465 gene encoding uncharacterized protein LOC123442465: protein MARRLLARHLLPHLRLGARCSAPPTPPALAATRRLTRGPASSPPPWAPQGARFFADDRSHYDLFGKRRPGDEEFRKAWQENVDEEDCLWTASEDEDEEKENDTKMEREMKKVKKQAKENANLIDGDDSDELRSICPESDEEDMTLWSGSEEDDDNDIPTEPHPNERSDSYIDKVFEFDETPKYRTISELLKAEKEPPELSPGKQARKLAVENALKKLKKGPDGRYINVFDVVTDIDILIGAFENIVSGPEYAELREGGPKKLNIQFFKDIQARMRDPNFNFSPELKLKPKSKLVPKKKWQKAQSRKRKNDKR from the exons atgGCACGGCGCCTGCTGGCCCGCCACCTCCTGCCGCACCTCCGCCTCGGCGCGCGCTGCTCCGCGCCCCCTACCCCGCCGGCCCTCGCCGCCACGCGCCGCCTGACCCGCGGCCCGGCCTCGTCTCCCCCGCCGTGGGCTCCCCAAG GAGCACGGTTCTTTGCTGATGATCGTTCACACTACGATCTGTTTGGTAAAAGAAGGCCAGGTGATGAAGAGTTCAGGAAAGCTTGGCAGGAGAATGTTGACGAGGAGGACTGCCTATGGACTGCCAGTGAGGACGAGGATGAGGAGAAAGAGAACGATACAAAAATGGAGAGGGaaatgaagaaagtgaagaagcaaGCCAAGGAAAATGCAAACCTTATTGATGGTGATGACAGTGATGAGTTAAGAAGTATATGCCCTGAGAGCGATGAAGAAGATATGACTCTCTGGAGTGGCAgtgaagaggacgatgacaatgatATCCCTACCGAGCCACATCCCAATGAACGCAGTGACTCATACATAGATAAGGTGTTTGAATTTGATGAGACGCCTAAATATCGCACAATCTCTGAGCTGTTAAAAGCCGAGAAGGAACCACCAGAGCTCTCGCCAGGAAAGCAAGCCAGAAAACTTGCTGTAGAAAATGCTCTCAAGAAGTTGAAAAAAGGGCCTGATGGACGCTACATTAATGTATTTGATGTTGTCACTGATATAGATATCCTGATTGGAGCATTTGAGAACATTGTTTCAGGACCAGAGTATGCCGAGCTGCGGGAGGGCGGACCAAAGAAGCTCAATATCCAGTTCTTTAAGGATATACAAGCACGAATGAGAGATCCAAATTTCAACTTTTCTCCAGAGTTGAAGTTGAAGCCTAAGAGTAAGTTAGTTCCTAAGAAGAAATGGCAGAAAGCACaatcaaggaagaggaaaaatgacaaACGTTGA